The following proteins come from a genomic window of Streptomyces sp. Sge12:
- the hflX gene encoding GTPase HflX has product MTSSSSPSQDARDAQDTQDVRDPQSFTESLRADALMEEDVAWSHEIDGDRDGEQFERSERAALRRVAGLSTELEDVTEVEYRQLRLERVVLVGVWTSGTVNDAENSLAELAALAETAGALVLDGVIQRRDKPDPATFIGSGKARELRDIVMESGADTVVCDGELSPGQLIALEDVVKVKVVDRTALILDIFAQHAKSREGKAQVALAQMQYMLPRLRGWGASLSRQMGGGGGGGMATRGPGETKIETDRRRIREKMAKMRREIAEMKTGRDIKRQERRRNKVPSVAIAGYTNAGKSSLLNRLTGAGVLVENALFATLDPTVRRAETPSGRVYTLADTVGFVRHLPHHLVEAFRSTMEEVGDSDLILHIVDGSHPAPEEQLAAVREVIREVGAVNVPEIVVINKADAADPLVLQRLLRIERHSIAVSARTGLGIEELLALIDSELPRPEVEVEAMVPYTRGSLVAKAHAEGEVISEEHTPDGTLLKARVHQELAADLAPYALAKH; this is encoded by the coding sequence ATGACCTCCTCTTCTTCCCCTTCCCAGGACGCGCGGGACGCACAGGACACCCAGGACGTGCGGGATCCGCAGAGCTTCACCGAGAGCCTTCGGGCCGATGCCCTGATGGAAGAGGACGTCGCCTGGAGCCACGAGATCGACGGAGACCGGGACGGCGAGCAGTTCGAACGCTCGGAACGCGCGGCCCTGCGCCGCGTGGCCGGCCTCTCCACCGAGCTCGAAGACGTCACCGAGGTCGAGTACCGGCAGCTGCGCCTGGAGCGCGTCGTGCTGGTCGGTGTCTGGACCTCCGGCACGGTGAACGACGCGGAGAACTCCCTCGCGGAGCTCGCCGCCCTCGCCGAGACGGCAGGTGCCCTCGTACTCGACGGCGTGATCCAGCGCCGTGACAAGCCGGACCCGGCCACCTTCATCGGCTCGGGCAAGGCCCGCGAGCTGCGTGACATCGTCATGGAGAGCGGCGCCGACACCGTCGTCTGCGACGGTGAGCTCAGCCCCGGCCAGCTCATCGCCCTCGAGGACGTCGTCAAGGTGAAGGTGGTCGACCGGACCGCCCTGATCCTCGACATCTTCGCCCAGCACGCCAAGTCCCGAGAGGGCAAGGCACAGGTCGCGCTCGCGCAGATGCAGTACATGCTGCCGCGACTGCGCGGCTGGGGTGCCTCGCTGTCCCGGCAGATGGGCGGCGGCGGCGGTGGCGGCATGGCCACCCGAGGCCCCGGTGAGACCAAGATCGAGACCGACCGGCGCCGGATCCGCGAGAAGATGGCGAAGATGCGCCGGGAGATCGCGGAGATGAAGACCGGCCGTGACATCAAGCGGCAGGAACGGCGCCGCAACAAGGTGCCCTCGGTCGCCATCGCCGGATACACCAATGCGGGCAAGTCCTCGCTGCTCAACCGGCTCACGGGCGCGGGCGTGCTGGTGGAGAACGCACTGTTCGCCACCCTCGACCCGACCGTGCGCCGGGCCGAGACGCCGAGCGGCCGGGTCTACACCCTGGCCGACACGGTCGGCTTCGTCCGGCACCTGCCGCACCACCTCGTCGAGGCGTTCCGCTCCACGATGGAGGAGGTCGGGGACTCCGACCTCATCCTGCACATCGTGGACGGCTCGCACCCGGCGCCGGAGGAGCAGCTGGCGGCGGTGCGCGAGGTGATCCGCGAGGTCGGCGCGGTGAACGTGCCCGAGATCGTCGTGATCAACAAGGCGGACGCCGCGGATCCGCTCGTGCTGCAGCGGCTGCTGCGGATCGAGCGGCACTCCATCGCCGTCTCGGCGCGCACGGGCCTGGGCATCGAGGAACTCCTCGCGCTCATCGACTCCGAGCTGCCGCGGCCCGAGGTCGAGGTGGAGGCCATGGTTCCGTACACGCGCGGCTCGCTGGTCGCCAAGGCGCACGCCGAGGGCGAGGTCATCTCCGAGGAGCACACCCCGGACGGCACCCTGCTCAAGGCGCGGGTCCACCAGGAACTGGCGGCCGACCTGGCGCCGTACGCGCTCGCGAAGCACTGA